AAGAAaactatttacaaaattaaaatagtttttttAACTGCAAAAAGATACGAGCGTCtggaagtattttattttatcttaattaaattatgtgAGAATAAAAATCAGTATTCGTATTGTCTTATTTATCTCATACCAacgaaattgtatttaaatatataatatttaggaCATTCTGATCATATTTatgattattgtttttatatttcaaattatttttgcagcaaaaaatattacatacattatatgtattaggataaataaaatttcattttattaaaaaactataTTAAAGTTAATATTACCTTAATCATAGATTGAGACATTTTTATGAaggaaataaaactttaaatgaattataaatcgAGGAACATAATATTGTGTTCTgcaatgataaataaatataaatgtaactagagggaaatttttatttactattaatcTTTCATAATACTACACTAAATAGCATTTATATGCAATaagcttcattttttataacgaAGAATTCACTCATAATGCAgaataaatttagataaaatacattattacTTTACATTATCAAATGATATTACAAAAGGAACTTTGCTAtctcttttaaaattttgttaaacatataaaatttttaatatattctctCTAATAACATGCaattatttttgcaaattttatatatttgctcATGTTTCTTGTATACAGCTTCTGCAAGGCACCAttgaattcttttaaaatatgtgGACATTAACAATAATTGTTCATTATGAAAATgactatttaaaaattattttatttaattaggcGCCTATGAAAATCGTTGCTACATTACTACCAAGTGATGACTAGTTCTAATAAGTCTATAGCCAAATACCACTTATTAATGGTAGTGCTGtcatttattatagtataattattcacttaaatatatttacgaaacaaatattttcgtttcgttgttaaaatgttcattaataattttacacaGAAGAATTGAATGATCAATTTGTCTATAAACTAGCAATCGTTAGATAAACCAAAGATTAAACACCTGTATGTGGAAGATCCATTACAAGCGAATCTAATTTTACAACCTGTACTTTTGATGTCAGTACCTTTGTTGCTTCTATGTCATATGAAGACCAATAAGTTATTAATTCTGGAAATCCATCTTCACTAATATAATCAATTTTGATTGAACTAAAGCGAGCACGCAAACTCAAATTTGGTTGACAATTTGCGTTTTGGCATAATTGAATAATATCAGTTTGATTTGCATTTTTAACTTGTACATCTGTATAATTCACAAAAACAATCAATACTCTTTCTATTAATCTTCTTTCTGTAAcaataaatactttttctgTACGTTCAGATGTTGAATTAGTCCATTGCCAAAATTTAATGGCAAATCCAAAAGTATAAGGTTTCCTGGATATATCCAGAAAAGCTGGTTTTGAGACAAAAGAATTAGGACTAATATAATTCCATATTACTTTTGATTGATTTCCATgcttttgtaattttagaGTTACACTAGCTGTACAAAATTCTTCAGGACATAATCCTTTATTTTCAATGGATAAGTAGTGATATGGTGTAGGCCCCCAGTTATTCTTttcattattgtattttaaagtCTTGAACGTGCTAAATGCCATTGCTGGTTtcattatcaattttttatactcTGGTAATTTCATAGCATGTAATAAACCTTTAATAGTCATAGTTTTAATCATACCtgtaaataagaaaagataaattacatattaaataaattacatactgtcttatttttcagataagatatgtattaaaatcttctgtgtgtttatatatttgtatatataaaattgtatataattgtatatatcattgtatgtataaaacgaaaaatatattaatatttcgctaattttatttcatataaatacctataacaattaataaaattttacaatcaacATATCTCTCAATCATacattattaacaatttttctttcttaataccaaaacaaaataaatataattatatatttatacaagaaaataaaaatttatcttttataatcGTAGTTGATTTTTTACTTACTTCTTCTATTACTATCATAGCAAATATAAGATACAGTATCATTAAGGATGTGATTATCTATATCAATGGACGAACAATTTTCAGGTGAATATCGCCCTAGAAGATGTCCAGTTCCACCAGATAAGAGAACAAGATTAGGCATATTTTTTGTTGCTACTTCTATACTCAAAAAATCTTCTATTTTGTCTGAATCAATATCTGGTAATATCAGAGGTAGTTTTtcatatgtataaattttgGAACTCCAATGAATAGTGCCTGCAATAGGTTCGATACTAGCCAAAAGGCCTTGATCTCCAGCAACTATGCAGTCTGGTTTTCCAGATCGATCAGTATCCACTGAAATACAATCAATTTCTGTAGGCGGTCTTTTCAACGAAACTAACCACAATGGTAAACCACTATTTGCTTGCATTGACATAATCCCTCCTCCTTCTGCAGATATTTGACCCTGATCATTTGTATCATTTTCTCTATATCGTTGTCCACGAACAAGAAATATCAAGTTTGATGGATTTCCATGAATGATGGAGATAGGACCATGTAATtctaaaagtatttaattagaatattaaaatctattcgtataatttatactaatcaattatttaatattttatgaattttttatatgtatgatgcataatattttataaaaatatgtaacaattttttatatgtgtattaataaagctttttattatattaaacaatatttactaaataatTACTAACTttggagaaattaatttagagAGATTGGAGCTTATTTATTGTTTCTGCAACAGtgagtaaaattttattcatacactgtacttttacaaatatttaagtaaACTTACCTATTCCTTGTAAAGTTTTATCCCAAGATATAGATGACTGAGGTTCATTTACTGAAGGACATACCATTGAATTATCACAAGGTaaaacatatagaaatataactaTTGTTACAAcacataataatatagaagCAACCAAACAAAATCGTCATAAGGGTGACATATCGTGTCTTTTCCACAAATCATTTTGGTCACTGCCTTCAACTACCATTATAGGTACATCATctctataatatttaagcATATTTTGACCATTTCTTGTGCGATTTAAATTCCTTGTTTCATCCAATGGATAATATATTCCATTCTCGTGAATAGTAGTTGATtgctaaaatttttatattcattatataccattatatatatattatatacattatatagtgattttgtccttttttattataaataaaattacatttatattacaaaagtatactaataaaaattgaatgaaactaaagatctttaaatatatagtattttaataaGTAGTTACCAAATTGATGCAATATATTCTGAAGATTAAatagataaagaaaatttatataaacccatatccaaaaattatttattacagagttataaaaaataaaagaatcattATCCATTGATTAAAGTTCGATAATGTTTCTTAGTTTTATAGTTCTGTATAATTGTTTGTTAGTGATTATAATGACTAATCAATTTTAAGACAACCATTTGTTTATCGTGAACTATGAAACAGGGAACTTACTTAATGAATAaagattcttttattctttatggCTGTGTAATAAACGATTATATGGGTTCCTAGGTTCCTAGACCTTTTTCATCTATTTGACCTCAAAAATACACCAACCTATTGAGACACCCTGTACATTCTTACACCAATTACTTATActtctaatttatattataaataaaaagaaaatattgttcGCATGATTTCAACTTACCAGTTGTGTATCATCAACATGATCTTTAGGAATTTCATTTGACTGGGCCAAACAATCATCTTCATCCTCAGTATCGGTGTTACTTATATTTTGCGGTAATGGGGTATAACCTTTTCCACCGTGATGATCAGACATGTTAAATCTGTATAAAGCActacaaattgaaatttaatcgaatatttttatgtgtatGGATAAATATATgcgtattttatgtatttattttatcctaACACCATTGAACATAAAGTATTGATAAAGAATGAACAAAGTAGAATTCAGAATCGATATATTACATTACTGTTACGGAGTACCAATAGTTAAATGTGACGGTACTTGatcgtatttaatatttttgtattcggTACTTTAGCGCGGCAAATTTATAACAAGAGATAAAAGTTATTCATATAGCtggaatatagaaataaaaagataaatattttggtGATTCACGTAGTTGTAACAAGTCATACccttttttgtaattaaagttggaaaaatatattagaggAAAAAAATGAATGATTTAAAGCGGACTGCATATTTACGATTATACGTTTTTCGCAAGTACAACTATTGatataatttcgaatattaattaacagtACTAAACAAATACTTTCGTCTCAATAATCGAATGACTTAATCAGGACAGAATCTAAGAAGACCTCCTACCTTGATTTGAATTTAGTATTGCTGATGGCACTACTTGAACGGTAAAACGTTGTTATGATTCTTCCTTATGCAGGAATCTTTTTTGTTtgataaaatcttttttattaattcgctttttattattaataataaaagaacatATAATTCTGCACTTTTGTCATTACTCAATCACTTTCTGATAAAATTCTTATGATAGAACTAGAAAATGTCTAATTTatgattgtaaaaaatttgagTTGTTTCGAAAACTAATTTGGAAActtgattaataaatttcatattattatcattatgtattattgtataaaatacgtTTACGTTTAAACTGTAATcgttacaataaaattaaaatagtttttttgtacttttgtatatattccaaaagaagagaaaagatagaaattttattaaaacatttttatgtcGAGTATAATTATCTTAATATGTGTATTCGTGATAGAACAATGTGAATACAGGatataataagataaaagattaaaacaCGAGATACAAGAAGTAATATTTCCAAGAAGTTTATTTTCTTGTACTactacataaatatattatatatttaaacttaAGTCACTTTTAGttaagaatttataattataataacatatctgttatttcacaaaattttccatttacatatatttattttatattatactcttctattaaataaatatacttgcatttatctatttatctattattgtttgtttttaatttttatacacatATAAGTTACTTTAACATCCTATTTCCAATATTGAGACAATATATAAACATCTagcgataaaagaaaatacaaatatttaattagagTTAGGTacattgtataattttctacaaaGTATATGTAAGCTAATcatgtaaaatatatgcaaaCATTCAACTGGAAATGTAATGTAATCACACAACAATGTTACTAGTTGTGCCATATTgttatcttttaaataattacacaAGTATAAGATTCATTTACTTGTACGAATTATTGgcacaattttaattatagtgtaaaataatttgaaataatattttgtagtaCGCAGTATTTTAATTCAATCAAAACTTTCAAGTTCtgcacattttatattttactttatacattaatcttattaatatgaaataagtaataaataaaatattaaaaggatactaactgtgaaaaattgttacatttccatttaatttttatttgtagtaaaattgaagatataagaaataaactctatcttttttatacaaaattctatgtacaattaaaataaagtaacatTCAGTGCCATGATATTCAATAATTGTTGtatacaaaagtatttgaaacAATTCAACAAGAGAATactaataacatattttattttatttagattatATTCTTTGCAAATGTTTCATAGCTAATACAACAAAGTATCATGATGGCATGGCACtggttctaataaaaatgttaaaatctATTGTGATTTGTCATCAAAGGTtttcaatatatgtatagttgataacaattaaagaaatattttatataacaattaatagtagaattactgttttctcaaataaaataaGCCGTCGAATGCCATCTATTACCTCAAATTATATGCATGAAAAAACCTTTATGAGATTCACATCTAATACTACAATTACTAAATGCACAATaaggatttaaaaatatataaatatattgagATCTGATTGATTTAAGTATGTATATCTAATCTTGAGTaaacatttacataaaatttatgtgTATTGGTAAAGtcattattatattagaatttattaaagaaaaacatttaaaaaatatttaataaacttctcaaatatttataagaaattggAAGTTTGTTTTCTATGAGATACAGTATGCTTAATGTTCTTTGgtttaattattatgaaagaaacatgtaatcaaatttctatcatcattaaagtttaataaaaatttttggtAGAAAATGGACTGCTTGACGCGGAATGCAAAAGAACTACAAATGTTGCATGTTTCTTAGcttctaattataaaataaattttatcgttatataattcaatttagGATACTTTGCGACTAATATTGTTCATGTTATTTGTATAACATATGCATtgtcattaatattattaatgctGTTTGCGCAAACATTACGcaatatcaaaataaatgttagaaataatattcctAACACCTTTCACTATttcaaagtaattaattattaataattactgTTAATACTGGAACATCAATAGACATTCAATAAACCTCTGTTTTGTAAGGAATCTTTTAAAGTTTGGAACAACTGCAGCTGCTGCTCTGGTTTTAAGTTATAAACCtgcaataataaaagaatttcatatatgcaatataacaattaaatttgCGGATAGATTTAGAAAACAAAAAcattataagtatatattacatttatatttataaaactgaTATATATTGGCAaagtatttctataaaaactaACTTGTTGATGagaaatttttatgttgtatgtATATCTAATTCTATAagcttatttttaattatacctaTATTTAGttgaaatattggaaaaatactatgaaatattaattaaatttacataacaataaatatatataattttcttaaccaaattattaaagaaaataataaaaatgattaagaaATTATCATATTTACCTGCTGCAGAAGTTTTTGAGGTGAAGCAGTTTGGATAAATGAAGATATATAGACATTTACAAATGTTGCCATTAAATACTGACAGTCAAATCTATCCATTATTCCTCCATGACCAGGAATAACATCTCCAAAGTCCTACagcaaacatataaaataaagttattgCACAATTTGTTGctactaaaaagaaaaaacgagaaaaatgtAACTTGGCAAATTACCTTAATTTTGAATGCTCTCTTAAAACCGCTAGCAAAAAAGCCTCCAAATGGTCCGATTACAGAACTAAATACTGACATTGATAATGAATGAAGTAAAAAGGGATACAGAGTTATGGTGGGCTTTCCACTAAACTATAAAAAAAGattgtcatttatttttataaaaattattatttttgattgtataaatatattaccaTTTTCCATACAACTTGCAAACTATTAGGCAAAATATATTCTTGAGGTTGAAACAAAGAAGATGGTTCACAATCCATAGTCATTCGTCCTAAAGCTTCACTATATTCTATAGGGCAAACAAAGTAACGATACTGACACATGATGTATGATACctgaaatgtattttatgaaaatttatatgtttaaaagatttaataatatgtaatatttaatctaacagtttaaacataaatttacCAGTAAACCAAGCAAAACTGTTGAAATACCACCACCTATAAAACCTTCCCAAGTCTTTTTTGGTGATAGTTTAATCAAAGGCGTTTTACCAAAGAAAAACCCAAACATATACGCCATTACATCATTTATCACTATCATACTAACTGGAACAATGAACCTATACCAAACAGTCACATATTACCATAGaatataattactaaaatatagaaaagataTTAACTTACATAAACTTACCATATCAAGCCCTCAAAAATATTCTGAATTATAAGATAACTTTGAGTTACAACAATAAGGAGAGCAACATGAGTCCAAGCAAATaaggaaaattgtttcatataatacttttttacaaGTGATAGTACGAACCATACAAAACCAACAATATATAgacaaaaggaaataaaacgatGATATGTAACAAGTACACGTAAATATtcctgtaaataaaaaatattatagatttataatttaaatatggaTATGAATAGAATTTTGAACTTTATGAACATATTAGTTTATAAGTTATTCAAATCTAATCATATATATAGGTACTTTTCAATGTCATGTATTTGAGATAATATCacattaacataaatttagtacataattaaatttctggGGGAAACCTCAAAAAAAGAACTAGAAGCCATATAAAGCATATAAAGATAATGCTTCAGAAAGCtctatttattgattttatatcaaTGCTAGatgtgttcataaaaattctaattaaatttaatcataCACTGATAAGCATCTTAAAGATATTAAGTTAAATTAAGTTTCATTAGATTGACATTATACTTACTGTACGGTTAATTACTACAGCAAAATAGTCCATTAAATTTTCTCCATAAAAGAAGTAATTGGAAGTAATTAAGAAATACCATGATAAAGATCTGAACCAAGGTAAACCATGAATTCTATAAACTGCATACCCAATGTTAATGATCTCTTGGAAACATTTCACTTGAACAATTAATGTCtggaaaagaatgaaaaaacataccttgaaatttttaaataaatatatatttataaaactagTATCGTAGACTTACTGTAGCCATCAGTGCTAATGGtccaatataaataataccgCAAAAGCCAACAATCATAAACAAGGTAAAAATACTCCTAATTACCCAATTCCTCcagctataaaaatattttattttttaaacctgaacatttatgtaaatattttatattaatattccaaACTAATAtgttgttatttaatatattttgttacgtatcaattaaattattattttaaaaaactttACCGATCGGATAAGCCAGAAAGAGCTGAATCCAATATGTGAGGAGTATGATTTGTTCCTTGTGGTATGGCTTTAGCCAATTCCTCAACTTCCAACTTTGCATCATCTTCAGATTCCACATCTTCTTTCTATAAGACATATAAAccaaattatttgttaataattctgtggaaaatataatattaattacaaaatatctaaattattcACTTCACTAtgtgattaaaattaaaaatactttacttccaaaataatttgtatagtTAGAACTATATAATAATCTTCACATTTTTGGGTTAggagaaattatattacaaattatgtCTCGAAAAACCATAGTTTTTAACATTGGCTACTAGAAAcaatcatataaaaaaatatttaatctatgaaatatatgtaatccATATACAACACATATAAAGAATTATATCTTAATTTAATATCACTTATATAAAAGAGTAAAAGTAATATGATaagacatataaaataaatatttctatacatTTATGATGTATGAAAGTATTCTTTTTATCTCCtattatattgtttatttcttgaactatacattttatttcatctatttgtttttttattaaaatatgctacaaaatataatttgtatacaaaatttcgtttataaaTCTTACTTATTAATCTATTAATACAAGCATgatgcaataaaaaaatttcaacaaatatttatatagaatacacaataaaatagatatagtaagtattatagttatatagattgtaaaaattataacagcGTATCAGTTTGGACCATGTGATTTAGTATTAGTAACTGTCATAGTTATCATTCAATTTagtttaatacatatatattacgaAAGGGAAAGGTCAAATGGCAGTCAATCAGGCTTAATAATCGAAGACGTTGATCAAGTGGAAAAAGGAACTTATTACAATGCTACAACGAAACtttggaaaataagaaatatatatttgtatttacctGATCATCACTGACATCCCGCGTTTCTGGCGATGTATCTCCGATTGTTCTTTTACGAATTTCCGACATTTTTTACTACGTTTaaagatttataatatatagtacAGATACAAAaacttaaaacaaaaaatagcACTGTAACCACTGATTTATGCAATATAATTGCATATTTAtgcgtttaaatatttaattagaagGAGCGGATGTGACAGGCACCGATCATACTTGCGCAAATCAAATTGACAGGTTCGCGCACGGTATAATCATCGTTGATATTCGGTTTATTTCGAGTCTCTTCggaaaatcaataataaaaaaaactacATGGGATCTAAtgttttgtttataatatcCTGTAGAAAAGCTATGTTCATATCGTATATCAccattaaaaacaaaaaatgtatctttttcgaataataatttaataaatagatcGTAATATTGATTAGGTACGCTAGACTTGTAGTATTTTGTTAGTTTTAACCATGATCATATAAACAGATCTGGAACCGAAAACCGAAAGCATAGACGAAGCCAAAACAATATGGCAATCAGAGTAGAGTGAATTCTGCGCATCTGCGagatattgctatttatttgaatattacaaaattgacTAAGtagttatttttttattcggaTCTTTTCCTATcattaaaacaattatataataaatccaGGAAATAAAAGCTGTagaacgaaatgctacatatattttaaataaagaaagagaaaaattgatagtaagaaaatataaaaattcttatggtacaagaaatacaaagatgaaatttttagattacatttaatttaaatgatttaaCCGCACTGATATGTACACTAGAATACATCGCTCGTTTACTTTGATCGTGGCATAACCCAAAAAAAGTTAACTTTAGAGGAAAgagattttaaaattttcaaagaaattttcatgaattatTTCAACGACACTATAAGGCTGACTTAACACAAGATATGTCACTATTTATGAAAGCAGTACAACTTTCCACTTGTAATGTTACAAAACAACTGAAGGTGAGAcagtaaaattaaaactaaagCCAGACTGATAGCGGcataagtaataattttttcctcTGACGTAAAACCGAtggaattataatttacatgataaaaatagaaacacgATGTAGACCTTCTATATGATGTAGATCtacaataaaagtaaatatgaaacttttTGAGTTGTGCTATCATCAAAGCGAAGTAGcgatacgtatatacatatataaatgataCAATTGAATAcagtttatacatatttttaaactaacatgaaaactttataatttctatttctatttcggAGTATTTAAACTACTTATACAATATACAGTCTTATAGACCAgctttaaaatgttatttttttatagtttaaaacgtacttcatttttcttatttctaacattttattgttttgtaaCTTCATAGGCGACTTTATTAATGCGGTGCTTTTATTAATAGCTAAAGCTATTAAAAAATGGCTtcttaaaaattcttaaatatgCTAGACGAGacacttaattaaaaatttcaatctataaaataatttcaacaaacagaaaaaatatttcagcatTTAATTACTAATAAATATCTAGAATTTGCATTGTGTACattaaatatgtttatatatattcctTCATACAATAAAGTTACATTTTTCGAATTCGAAGAGCagattcaaatattaaattttacgtgatacatatgtaatttataagacaaaataaaagtttataatGTCGCatgagaattatatttttaat
Above is a genomic segment from Bombus fervidus isolate BK054 chromosome 4, iyBomFerv1, whole genome shotgun sequence containing:
- the LOC139986792 gene encoding LOW QUALITY PROTEIN: uncharacterized protein (The sequence of the model RefSeq protein was modified relative to this genomic sequence to represent the inferred CDS: substituted 1 base at 1 genomic stop codon), coding for MSDHHGGKGYTPLPQNISNTDTEDEDDCLAQSNEIPKDHVDDTQLQSTTIHENGIYYPLDETRNLNRTRNGQNMLKYYRDDVPIMVVEGSDQNDLWKRHDMSPLXRFCLVASILLCVVTIVIFLYVLPCDNSMVCPSVNEPQSSISWDKTLQGIELHGPISIIHGNPSNLIFLVRGQRYRENDTNDQGQISAEGGGIMSMQANSGLPLWLVSLKRPPTEIDCISVDTDRSGKPDCIVAGDQGLLASIEPIAGTIHWSSKIYTYEKLPLILPDIDSDKIEDFLSIEVATKNMPNLVLLSGGTGHLLGRYSPENCSSIDIDNHILNDTVSYICYDSNRRSMIKTMTIKGLLHAMKLPEYKKLIMKPAMAFSTFKTLKYNNEKNNWGPTPYHYLSIENKGLCPEEFCTASVTLKLQKHGNQSKVIWNYISPNSFVSKPAFLDISRKPYTFGFAIKFWQWTNSTSERTEKVFIVTERRLIERVLIVFVNYTDVQVKNANQTDIIQLCQNANCQPNLSLRARFSSIKIDYISEDGFPELITYWSSYDIEATKVLTSKVQVVKLDSLVMDLPHTGV
- the Cds gene encoding CDP-diacylglycerol synthase; protein product: MSEIRKRTIGDTSPETRDVSDDQKEDVESEDDAKLEVEELAKAIPQGTNHTPHILDSALSGLSDRWRNWVIRSIFTLFMIVGFCGIIYIGPLALMATTLIVQVKCFQEIINIGYAVYRIHGLPWFRSLSWYFLITSNYFFYGENLMDYFAVVINRTEYLRVLVTYHRFISFCLYIVGFVWFVLSLVKKYYMKQFSLFAWTHVALLIVVTQSYLIIQNIFEGLIWFIVPVSMIVINDVMAYMFGFFFGKTPLIKLSPKKTWEGFIGGGISTVLLGLLVSYIMCQYRYFVCPIEYSEALGRMTMDCEPSSLFQPQEYILPNSLQVVWKMFSGKPTITLYPFLLHSLSMSVFSSVIGPFGGFFASGFKRAFKIKDFGDVIPGHGGIMDRFDCQYLMATFVNVYISSFIQTASPQKLLQQVYNLKPEQQLQLFQTLKDSLQNRGLLNVY